GATACCCATCTATTTTGCCGTGCGAACTTCGGACAAAGGCCCGCTCGAGGCCGCAAGGCGGTTTGCCCACGACATTTTGAAACAGACAGTGGCTTTTCGCCGCAGCGATCCTTCGATAATCGAGGCTTCACCCGGGATGCGCGAGCTTGCCGAGCTCGCCGCTCCCGAGGACGCGTATTGGGTTGACCGTCTGGTCGAGGCTTACTACGCTGACTCTGACGCGGCCGACGAACCCTCGTATATTCGGATGCTCCTGAGCACACCGCTGAGGGCGTTGGCCCAGGGTGTCAGGATGTTTTTGATGGTCGATGACCTTCACCTGACTCAGTTTATGGCCGACGGCGCTAACTTCTTGGGCGAGATCAGCGACATTTACGAAGGCTCGGCGACGACATACGCATTTGCAGGTGCCCGGCGGATGATGTTCGGCCGGGGCAAAGGGGCCGTGATGCGGATCGACGATTTTCAGAATGGTGCGGCCTCGCAAATGGTCGCCGCGACTGCCGAGCGATATGGTGTCGAGATCAACGATGAGACTTGCGATCTGATCGCCGAGCAACTAAACGGCAACCCGCGATACACAGCCAGGCTATTTGCCTCGGCGGCCGAGTGCGGAGAGGACTTTTTGAGTTTCAAAGCGGTCGAGAGCCTGTACTGCGACGAGATATTTGGCGGCCGGATCGGCCGCGGCATCGATGCCGGGCTCGAGGCGGCCGTACCGGAAAGCTCAATGTGTAACACCGCAAGGCTTCTGGCTGAAACGCTTGCCTCAGACGGCCGCAAGACGACGCTCACAAATTGGCGCAGGCGTCTCGGGGTCGCGGGGCCGGAGTTTCGTGCGGCGATCAACCGTCTGAACGCTCTGGAGTATATCAGCCTGCGGTCCGGATACATTTATGCCGAGCCCGAAAATATGCCGCTTTCTGACCACATTCGCGGTGTTGCGCGGCTTGATGCCGGCGAATCGCGTGCGCAAGTGGTCGGCGAGGCTCTGGCCGAATTCGTCAAACGGGCTCCGGCCGTGATGGCGAGAGCTTACAGGCGAAATGCTGCTTTCGGGCTGCGATCGCTGCTGGCACAATTTGACTGTCAGGATATACCTGCCGAGTTGATCGACTACGCCATATTCGACGAGCGCGTCAAAGGATTGTCCGACAAGGATTCTGACACTGCCGTGGCCGAAAGCTCCGAGATGTTCAAGCTGCCGCACATCGTTTACACGGCAAATACAGCGGCATTCTACCCGCATATTTCTGAGTTGATTGACGACGAGAGATCGGTGATCGCCCTCGGCTTTGAGGAGACCAACTACCGCGAAGACACCGTCTGGATCGCCGCCGAGATCGAATCAAAGCTCGAGGCCGCCCGCGACCACACCGAGTTTTGGCTTGATCGTCTCGAAATGGCGGCACTGTCGTGCAACTTTCTCAAATACAAGATCTGGCTCATCGCTCCCGAGGGGTTTTCGCCCGAGGCTCGCGAGGTGTTGAGCGAACGAAATGCCTTTGGGTCATCTCGTCGCCAGGCCGAGATGCTCTCTGATCGGCTTGGTAATAAGGCATCGTCAGCCGACACCGGGCGAGGCGACGAATTCGAGTTGGTGATCCCGATGGGCGACAATACCGAGATGATCGCCGCCCACGCTGTCGAGGAGATCGCCAAGCGGGCCGGATTTTCCGCTAAGGCCGTCCGGCAGATCAAGACCGCTCTCGTCGAGGCGTGCATCAACGCAACCGAACATTCCCTAAGCCCCGACCGCCGCATCTATCAGCGAATAACGGCAGATAGCGACAAACTTGCGATCACCATCGCCAATCGCGGCCTGCGACTCGCTGACAAGGTCGCTCCCGAAATAGTGCCCGACCAAGGCCGCCGCGGATGGGGCCTCAAACTGATGAAAGGCCTTATGGACGAAGTCCGTATCGAACAATCCGACGACGGCACCCGCATCACACTCGTAAAATACCGCACCGCGTAACACTTCTAATTCAACCAAGCACGGTCTGACAGCAGATGCATTCTGCGGCAAAGTGCGTACTGACAGCTTAGACGACCCCGATCGCTTTACCCGCAGCGAGTGTCCCAAATTAGGTCAATTTAATTTGATACAGTCAGCTTACACATTTCGTGACGCTAAGCCGTGTGTTTACTGTACTTTACGAGCGAAAAGTGTCCCTAATTAATTTCCATCCCCTCGGGTTCACAAAATGTGCTTGGAAACGCCGTAACACCTGTGTTTGTTGCATCAGTCTCTAGTTTTCAAAGATCCGTTGGTTAGTAAAATTGTATCATAAATTGCAGTGATACAGCAACGTCGCATAGATGCAACGCAAATCGACGTAAAGACCGTTGAGATCCGAAAAACTCCTCTCCTTACCAAGGAGAGGTGGCAACCCGATGCTTTTTATCGGGATGACGGAGTGGTTCTCAGGCGTCGGGCACGAATTCAGCCTAGTTGACGCCCTAGGTCTAGCGCACGGTGAATCTTTATTATCGTGAGAGAACCACCCCGTCAGCGGCCAAAAGACGGCCGCTGCCACCCCTCCTTACCAAGGAGGGGAGTTGTTTTTGAGGCTTTAATGCTCGATCGGAATTGCAGATATCTTCTTTTTTAGATATACAATTTAACAAACTCCCCTCCTTACGAAGGAGGGGTGGCATCCCGATGTCTTTTATCGGGATGACGGGGTGGTTCTCTCTTGCACGGGCATCGAAACAACGTTCGGGCAAAGTTCATATGCCATACGATCGACGAAAGGGTGACATAAACAATCTGCCACGCCTTGCTGAGTTCCGCAACGAACTTCGCAACGACCTCACGCCAGCCGAAGCTTCGCTATGGAAGATGATCAGGAATTCGCAGTTTGAGGGGCGCAAGTTTCGCCGCCAACACAG
This is a stretch of genomic DNA from Chloracidobacterium sp.. It encodes these proteins:
- a CDS encoding ATP-binding protein, whose amino-acid sequence is MNDNPHNRILADLAAAHFVGRDDELSRIIERARSKTASGIDLLATPGAGTTELLRQAFDRLFGEQGDVIPIYFAVRTSDKGPLEAARRFAHDILKQTVAFRRSDPSIIEASPGMRELAELAAPEDAYWVDRLVEAYYADSDAADEPSYIRMLLSTPLRALAQGVRMFLMVDDLHLTQFMADGANFLGEISDIYEGSATTYAFAGARRMMFGRGKGAVMRIDDFQNGAASQMVAATAERYGVEINDETCDLIAEQLNGNPRYTARLFASAAECGEDFLSFKAVESLYCDEIFGGRIGRGIDAGLEAAVPESSMCNTARLLAETLASDGRKTTLTNWRRRLGVAGPEFRAAINRLNALEYISLRSGYIYAEPENMPLSDHIRGVARLDAGESRAQVVGEALAEFVKRAPAVMARAYRRNAAFGLRSLLAQFDCQDIPAELIDYAIFDERVKGLSDKDSDTAVAESSEMFKLPHIVYTANTAAFYPHISELIDDERSVIALGFEETNYREDTVWIAAEIESKLEAARDHTEFWLDRLEMAALSCNFLKYKIWLIAPEGFSPEAREVLSERNAFGSSRRQAEMLSDRLGNKASSADTGRGDEFELVIPMGDNTEMIAAHAVEEIAKRAGFSAKAVRQIKTALVEACINATEHSLSPDRRIYQRITADSDKLAITIANRGLRLADKVAPEIVPDQGRRGWGLKLMKGLMDEVRIEQSDDGTRITLVKYRTA